The Brachyhypopomus gauderio isolate BG-103 chromosome 2, BGAUD_0.2, whole genome shotgun sequence genome contains a region encoding:
- the LOC143508708 gene encoding uncharacterized protein LOC143508708: MFSKISGPYSRPAPIKVKCVAKHTGQRGETYEVVDGVVAIKTSKMVATCALCDGKHFVVAHLKNDDCHRIDDNRSYYIKGYNVSEKYGTCKMFFNPSTVVFSTTEVTVSPDLERLCHHAVCPPSPAYQEGNKADYCTLSGVVASLSTTKLQSTKDGGVPLREIELSAGRDVFRVSLWRDVALEDISLSATIEISHVSVKRNNQAVTFSSTTYTTIKKSEIVPTAEEVEVVGICPTPTDIKILTSSMEEFSIPPHVWSGDTDRLILNLPLTMLIKHNEGVIISVDCPFFTED; encoded by the exons ATGTTCTCCAAGATTTCTGGACCGTATTCCAGACCGGCTCCCATCAAGGTCAAATGTGTGGCGAAACATACGGGCCAGAGGGGAGAGACTTACGAAGTGGTGGACGGCGTGGTGGCAATTAAGACCTCCAAAATGGTTGCTACCTGTGCCCTCTGCGATGGGAAACATTTTGTAGTTGCCCATCTGAAAAATGACGATTGTCATCGTATTGATGACAATCGGTCATATTACATCAAAGGATACAATGTATCAGAAAAATATGGCACCTGCAAAATGTTTTTCAACCCGTCGACGGTAGTTTTCAGCACAACAGAGGTGACAGTATCCCCTGACTTGGAGAGACTATGCCACCACGCCGTCTGCCCTCCCTCCCCAGCCTACCAAGAAGGCAACAAGGCAGACTACTGCACACTTTCAGGGGTAGTAGCAAGT tTGAGTACAACAAAACTTCAATCCACAAAGGATGGGGGTGTTCCACTCCGGGAAATAGAGCTCAGTGCTGGGAGGGACGTATTCAGGGTGTCCCTCTGGAGAGATGTGGCACTGGAAGACATCTCACTGTCAGCTACCATTGAAATCAGCCACGTCAGCGTTAAAAGGAACAACCAGGCAGTGACCTTCAGTTCCACGACATATACCACTATAAAG AAATCTGAGATCGTGCCAACGGCTGAAGAGGTGGAAGTTGTAGGAATCTGCCCTACTCCCACAGACATCAAGATCCTCACTTCCAGCATGGAGGAATTCTCCATTCCTCCTCATGTCTGGAGTGGGGATACTGATAGGCTAATATTGAATCTCCCCCTTACAATGCTGATAAAGCATAACGAGGGGGTCATTATCTCAGTTGATTGCCCTTTCTTTACAGAGGACTGA